Sequence from the Asterias amurensis chromosome 14, ASM3211899v1 genome:
tgtttagatacaccaagtgagagactggtctttgacaattaccaatggtgtccagtgtctttaagaaatctGACAGACGGTTCAGGCATGAACTGTTTCTGAGATTCGAAAGTTTTTATTGATTAATGAGAGCACTTCAAATGACATAATTTTGCAGCATGCTTTTCTACTATTAACATCTTTATAAGAAGAAAGTGTTCAGATAGAAATTACCAAATGATGACCCTTTCTTTAAAAACTGAAATGTGGGTGTTGCATGAAGATACTagtcattttgttatttttttgtttgtattggttATCCGTGTACACAGGGTAGCATGTTTCTGTTCATCTCCTTTGGCACAGGGCTAACTCTCTTTGCTGTCTGCTACACCTTTGGTACTCTCTTTAGTTTAATCAGGTACCTTAAGTTCAGTCTCATGTTTGTAAACCTTGAAGAAAGTATTGAAAGTCAGGAAGTCGTGTCAAGAGAAGTTGATCCAACTTGACTGCATTCGTTTTATTCCCACTTAagtgacatttttttaaatggaaaaaCCCAACCCACTTGCAAAGCTCCAGTCCGGGCTCAAACAGAGTGTAAGGCATGGAGAGAAGCCAGCGTACCACCCTGACTGCCCAAATGCATTTTCCATATTGATCACAACTTGAAGCAAGCAATTTAATTCAAGTTTGTCAATAGCacactgtttgaaatgtcaagacTCTACTATATCGAACACTGGTTCTGCTCAAAACACACTTTTAAAGGGATTTTATTGACATGGTTCTTacaagggtccaatttcataaaactgttaagcatAAAATACTGCCTAGCAAACTtcttttttgctaagcaaaatatgaGTGGGGCAACAGTTGCAAACATTGTACAGTCTTGCTTTGTCATTAGctcagcaagatttgtctgtgctttaAGGCCTTATGAAATGGGACCTGTTAACCTACTTTTGATAGCTTGAAGAATTTGTGAAATCTGCTCACAATTCTTCACTCCTAAGCATTCAAATTTAACGCTGCtattacaaataaacaaaacactgatCTTTTTGGCTaagaattttaaaagtttattttataaatgacGTTCTTTAATTGTATGATTTGGTTACCATTTCAGCACCATGTTCTTGATGGGCCCTGTCAAACAGCTTAAAAATATGTTTAAGGAGAAGCGTTTGATTGCAACCTGTCTGGTCCTTGTATTCCTGGCATTGACCTTATGTGCAGCATTATGGGTAAGTAACATATCTGATTACTTTGTACAATACTGTTGATTTCTTTTTACAGCGCAAATGGCTGGTTAGCATATCTAGCTATATACATAGAGAAGGAAACTCGATCACTCATTCTCTTTCTCTTGGCTTTGCTTTGGGAATGTAGATTGGATGAAGGTGTTCCTCCTCTGGTACATCTCTAGTGACTGACAAGGCCTATATGCAAAATATGCAGTTCTTGTGACATTACCTTTTCACTATGGCCTTTATAGTTGCACCCACTTTATATTAACTGTTAAATGTTTGTGCTCTTTCATTTCAGTGGGGGGTAGCTATTTTGGCAatagtgttttgtgtcctacagtTTCTGGCGTTGATATGGTGAGTGTGTGACTATATATTCCCTCAGGTTTTGTTTAGTTGTATTTCATTCCTAAAGCTCTAACATGCATTGTAACCGATGAAGATTGTTTGCAAACTGTTGCCTCAGCTCCTAGTGTTGTACTAACCAAGTcaaccaaaaaataaataataaaatgaaaattttcAAGAGCATTTCACTTCtatcaaatttttacaaaatgcccATTGCGATTTGTGTTCTCCAATATTTAGTTCAGAAAAGGTCATATTCTGGAATCTACATTCATGCAAATTGCTTTCTTATTAACTCCGAGCTCAGAAATTCTAttaccttgaaaaaaaaacaccccacatTGTTCTCAATCTCAGTATTTTCCTCAAGATTGGACCCAGAGagattatgaaaaaaaatccttttgtTCAGTTAGAACATTCATCAGGATTTGGAATGTTCAAACCCTCATCTGTTATGAGCTTGGTACAATGCTTCTTTCTCATGTTGCTTTTCTCCCGGCCAAATGAGTACCTAATCACTTTTCGTCTTTTCAGACCATCTTACGCATAAGCCAATAAGATACCTTTAATTAATTTTGCATCAATCTCCTCTAGTTCATGTTAGATGACCTGAATCTAATTTAAAAACCTCCCATTGTGTTCGTGAGCAAGAATATAATGTAATAAATCTAATTTATCAAGAACAgacaacaagggaaactgactgaacTAATACATGTTCAGCAATATTGGCTTCTTGTCACTGGGCGCACTCGGATGTCTAGTGGTTAAGACATCTACTCTAGAATCCAGTATTGTAACTGGCTTCTTGTCACTGGGAGCACTCAGTGGTCTGGTGGTTAACACACCTGCTCGAGAATGTAGGGgtcctgggtttgaatccaagcCGAGTAGTTTGACATTAGACTTTTTCACAGTACCCAGGAACTGCTGATTATagagtgcttatcacacatcggtATAGGGTAAAACACCATGACAATATACCTAACGATATGTCAAACTAGCTGTGACATGTTTGGTTAAATCAACCCCTTGCCATTGTTTAtcttacatttatttatttaatctaTTTCAGGTATTCATTGTCGTATATCCCATATGCGAGGGACGCAGTGACTAAATGTTGTCGTGGATGCTTGGATGTTTAAAGAACCCGCCCCAATCTAGGACCTGAGTTACCATCATGCCTTCAGACCATAGCTCTATCCAAAATATGAAATAGTAAAAATGACCAACTTTGctgtaaattacaaaatatgGTGTCTAAAGCTGTGTTCCAATTGGACCTTTTTCTTCCGCGGCCATGCGTAAAATACCATGACTGGCTTTGGTGTCATTCTACCATGCGTTCCCACCTGGACTTATAGTCCCAGCGTTTGCACAGCGTTTTACAGGGTGGTCATTCTAGGTTTACAGTGCGGAGCCGTTCCCAATTGTACTTTTAGCAGCCCTGTTGTTTAGTTACTGTGGCTGCAGGGAAGTCTTCTGCAAACTAAGTAAGTGGACAGGGAGGGCATTTTACTCTGCGTACCCATtcaatttaaatttgttaatccACAGAAAAGTCATTGTATTTCAaccaaaaaaaggtttaaaggGCACACGGCTCAAATTACTTTGTAAATGGATGGCCGGTGTTATCCTTACATGGCTAATGCTAAGGTTTAGACCAGCTGTGTTGCTACTGTATGATATTATAAATCCTTGTACAAAGTTATATATTACTTTAAGTTAAGTGGTCTGTATTTTGTCTGCACTGTTGCTGGTGTAGATGGTTTATGTATGTTTGCCTTGAAGATTTTGGTAATGAAGTGGTTTTTTTGCAATAACAAAATGGTTCTATTTAGGTTTTTCTTTATTGAAGAGgtttaaaagaaatgtttttgccTTTTGTCATTTTATAGTTAAGTGGAGGATGACATTTTTGA
This genomic interval carries:
- the LOC139946919 gene encoding vesicle transport protein SFT2B-like isoform X2 → MEKLKKVLNGKEEEEDEQGIVTQIYEGSSLSWSTRLKGFVICFVLGCLLSVLGSMFLFISFGTGLTLFAVCYTFGTLFSLISTMFLMGPVKQLKNMFKEKRLIATCLVLVFLALTLCAALWWGVAILAIVFCVLQFLALIWYSLSYIPYARDAVTKCCRGCLDV
- the LOC139946919 gene encoding vesicle transport protein SFT2A-like isoform X1, translated to MEKLKKVLNGKEEEEDEQGIVTQIYEGSSLSWSTRLKGFVICFVLGCLLSVLSTVALIFPTSSNIKLFAVLYSFGNLTAMSGTMFLMGPVKQLKNMFKEKRLIATCLVLVFLALTLCAALWWGVAILAIVFCVLQFLALIWYSLSYIPYARDAVTKCCRGCLDV